The genomic window aacgtcgtaaccggggactgctgtatagaaagacagggtgacaaggagatagccagTCATCAGGTGATTCATTTGTCACCGATGCATTttgtaacacatagttacatcatcaaggctaaaagagaaacaaacaaattaaaaatatatggaaCATAACTTTGactaagagtctcaacaaatatacaaaaaaatacataaaagcaaagcaatttaaaaaacacctactagactaaaaagttgaagactgaatgATTCCGAaaacagggagaagcagcgaagaaagccggctGCTTCTCCCTCCTTTCCGAAGATTTTGGGATAAAAGAATGGATAACATTCTAGAATTACTTAAGGTAATCATCAGCCTTCGGCTTGACAACAGCCTATGTCGGGTAAACAATCACAAGCTTAAATGGATTGTTCTAAGGTAACTGTTACCGGCACAGTGTCTTGCTATTAGCTCATGGCCGATAAACAATTTCTAAAAACGAAAGTTTGGCCTAAAGGAATGACTAACATCAAGATTAGTTACTAAAGGCAATTCTTAACCGACGACTTACATTACGCCTTGTAAGTAAAAAgatatatgcaaaagtatttgaTCTACTTAAATAGTGATCCATTCAAGAACTATTATAAGGCCATTATTATTACCAGAGACTGCAAGTATCTGGATAAAATAAATTGTTCTAATTCCTCGAaaccaaaaataaaccaaaagacatGACTCATCCTGCTCGAGGGCTGTGATTCGTTTCTGGTGGTTGTAACACTACCAAAATCCGGTGATATAACTGGAAAACaagaacaagctgctgtaagcACCCGATGTTTCACTGAGTGAAGCAGAAAACAAAATGACGTGATTAGCTCAGTTGTTCCTAGCACTATTGCCGTACGAGGATggcactgtatacctacactgagcCATCGAGCGCTAACccataaaattttaattaattagacTGCCACTAAGTAAGAAACTCCAAGCggtataattactgggtaagtcacatatacaaaaatgtagGCTATGTAACAAAATAGTGTCTGGTATCAACACACTTGTATCCCATGATGAGAATCTTTACTACCATGCATTAAAATATAAAGACATAGgattaaaaacagaaaattataaCTAACCTGGAAAAACTGAGCCATCAATTCTAAATGATGAAATGAGACCAAATGGATGCATCTGAAagactttaaaatgaaaaaagtactctCGTTCATTTCCAGTGTCAAAGGTGAGTTTTGCAGACTTGATAATCAACAAATCTTGCATAAAACTAGAACTCATTGAAGCTGCCTTCATTTCTCCTAAGTAAGTGCTATCATACGTTTCACCTGTAAACATGTCTTGCCGTGTGAGGATGTTTCCTTTCCTTAGAGCCAAAATAGTAGGGCGATACTCTGGAATAAAAAAGGTATTGTAGTTCAACCTACCTAACAATTTTTCGCATTTTGCTTAAAAAATTATCATGATATTCAATCCTTATGACCTTCTAGGAAATGTGCTGTACTTTGCAACACAAATCATGAGTCACTGATGATATCTGGAAGAAATTATTTTgactaatttatattttatacttgtGCTGGTGATACACAAGTAAGCATGACAAATAGGGTACGTGATGGGTAAATGAAGACAGAACAGAAATTCAAGGCTGAGAAATTTTACTATATCTCCTGTGGAACATAAGATGAAGGAATCAACAACAGTACATAAGACATGGAGCAACTGGAGTAACTGACTTCTTTTACCGAGTGACTTCTCAAATTTCCTAAATAGTACCTAGAGTGAATTAATCAACACAGCTTGCATCTAAGGCACTTAAAAATTCATGAGACTACAGTTTGCATACAGCATGTATGCAAATCAATcattaagcaataataataaaagaagttcTGAATTAAGGAGTTCTATACAAAAATTTGTTCACATGATTCACCTTTCCGAGGGTATTCTGAGCGATAAACAGGATCTGATATGTCGTACACTATGACTTCTTTTGGGCGAGGAACAAGATCTGTTGAAATACTGTCATGACACGTCCATCTCTACAAATCCGTTGCATGCTTACTTTCTTGTCTCACTAGTggaggaagaaaaacaaaatgtaatatcATTGTAAACATATGAAACACacaatactgtactgtattttgaAAATTACAATGCACTTATAGTCAATTCCAGCTATTTATAGTTACAGAATagcttttaaaagtttttgtcaTAGTATACTTAGCCATTATTAAAAGTTCCAGTCTGTTATTAGTATACAATAATTGTTTTGGTTGGGTGTTTCCCTATAAAAGCTGTGAAAGTCATAAAGAGGATGCCTAACACAAAATATTTGTAATACAGTGGGTCCCCCATATTTGCATTCTCTAGATTTGCAGACTCacgcatttgcggatttctctctggaacatatcagcccattattcgcgggaaatttgcctattcgcggcattttcctataaaaaatatccaaaaatcttggttttttttaaatcaatttcaccttaaaatgcactttttgtgataaaactattaaaaaaaggtataatatttttactaggtttttcttgagttttaactaacataaCAGgctattttaagcatttttaataGGGGTTCCaaattcgtgggttctaactattcgtgggggggtctggtatgcatcccccacgaatacggagGGACCACggtgtattttattgttgaaagTTGACTAACATTAACTGAATCTGAAAGGCTTACAGTGAAACTGGGCAAGGTAGTGTAAAACTGATGATGTGTATAAGATGAATTACATATCATACACAAAagcaataattttcttaacttacTCCATAATCAGAACCTCCCTTAAATTGAAGAAGAACCCTTCTGCAGATTTGCCACAAATCATTTTCATGGAAAACCCTTGCTGAACAACAACTACTTATGCCTACAGTATGCCTTACTTGGTTCACTGTAGCAGCATTAAAAGTGCTCTGCAGTATTTCCTTCATCTTCCAGATGCACTACTTTGTGTTTTTTATAGTTCCTTGGTTCCCTcagctctctctcttcattggcTGTCCACATTCTTCAATTCTACTCTATTGCACTATGTATTTACTTGAACTATATCTTTAAAGCAGCTATATGGAGTCTATGAATTTTCCCTAGTGGTTCAGTTAAATTATTTGTTAGTTATGTTAAAATTAAACACCTATCTAATTCTATTTGTATAAAGGTCAACTTATTACATCTTCTAGTCTAAGCCTTTGTAAGCACAAATAgcagatacatatatttatgcaataacaagCAGTGAATTGATAGTAATTTGTTTTGAGTATATTATTAGGGTCTATGTCAATAACATACTAGGGTGGAAGGCATAGTACCCGAGACCTTTCAGTTGACAAGGAAGAACCCGTCCTTTCCTAGAGCTGTACAGGTCATGATTTTCACTTATGCTTAACATATTTTAACTTGAATCTTgaaaagattaaagaaaattCTTACCTCTCTTTGTTTAAGCTCACACTGCTATTGTGTGTGATTTCAGTTGAGTTGATAAAGCATAATGACTTGTATTTAACCTTAAATGTTTAAGAATTAAGTAGTATTGGATGCTAGCAAGATTAATTATTATGTAGGTTATAATAGAATTTGTGGGGTTTGAAGGACAATGTAAACTAGTTTAAGTTATAATTGGATTTGTGAGATCTGANNNNNNNNNNNNNNNNNNNNNNNNNNNNNNNNNNNNNNNNNNNNNNNNNNNNNNNNNNNNNNNNNNNNNNNNNNNNNNNNNNNNNNNNNNNNNNNNNNNNNNNNNNNNNNNNNNNNNNNNNNNNNNNNNNNNNNNNNNNNNNNNNNNNNNNNNNNNNNNNNNNNNNNNNNNNNNNNNNNNNNNNNNNNNNNNNNNNNNNNNNNNNNNNNNNNNNNNNNNNNNNNNNNNNNNNNNNNNNNNNNNNNNNNNNNNNNNNNNNNNNNNNNNNNNNNNNNNNNNNNNNNNNNNNNNNNNNNNNNNNNNNNNNNNNNNNNNNNNNNNNNNNNNNNNNNNNNNNNNNNNNNNNNNNNNNNNNNNNNNNNNNNNNNNNNNNNNNNNNNNNNNNNNNNNNNNNNNNNNNNNNNNNNNNNNNNNNNNNNNNNNNNNNNNNNNNNNNNNNNNNNNNNNNNNNNNNNNNNNNNNNNNNNNNNNNNNNNNNNNNNNNNNNNNNNNNNNNNNNNttgctgttcctgtcgctcctggttcctgcgcctgtccatgctggtcctgcccatggtgtgtcttccccccagtcccaggtccttccggacaggtgcagtcgggccgtgtttgcttcggcaatagcccgactccggcctggatggaggacctgacgactgtcctgcgtgagctgacgaagaagaggaaggtgtcatcttcgtcttcgtctgctgctggctctcttccccttcgacttctaaggcccataagccgaagaagaagaaggctgcctcctctcccccctaagaagtctccttcgggaacttctaagggcccgtcccacctcggtgggagggggcggggggtccttctgctggtcctcctgctccttcgggagcggggcccgtctcccttccgtaaggaaagagatagacggggaccagaggagtatcggttagctctggtacttcctgcgcctggtgctagcggcgatgccgctacgccaggttccggctcggtctctcgttcgcgggggagatcccgagtgtacgctctccctcgggtagaccgtgcagccaaagtttccggcgccagagttcgctcggcgccaagaccacggcacggagcagaaggctggcgagaaccgctcaggtgactctcgccaggccagcggccgtcCGCTCATCGCAGCGATCAGATGGTaaccgggttttccccctaagaagactccttcgggaacttcgaatgggctcgtcacactccggtgtgcggggggttcttctgctggtcctcctgttccttcgggaacggggcccgtctcccttctgagaagaagaagaagacggggaccaagggtatgctggctaccgctggtacacacCCTcagcctggtcttggcagctctgctgctaagccaggtaccggtcggctcggtttctcgtccgcgagaagttttccgagtgtacggtctccttcgggtgaccgtggcagccaaagttaagacgcctgagttcgctcagcgtcatgaccgaggcacggagcagaagactgtcgagaccgctcagtgactctcgccaggccagcggccgctctcgcagcgaccagccggtaccccgtcgggtggacgtgacggtctctgaccggccacgggtttgaggctgggaagaggtcccccagtccccatcccctcgaccgacggtaccagcctcggctggtaccagcggtttgacgtgccgcgaggacgctcacacggtctcaccgcgaaagtgagctctgcaggtcacctgaccgccgctccccacagggaccgggcggatacgatgACACAGCAGCCTCGTCTGACGCAGGGCGGGaccgggtcgacgtgctcagtcgagcccgctcgccacaggtgagcggcacggccaggcctgcagatcgatccccaccgcgggttggtgatcggctgcagccccccacgtacgctggtcctgccagcgagcgggtggggggggagcgtcaggtctgtctctccactaccttcaacttcctcgggctacaacaccgggaagagcgaggtagctaggagtgatcgtgagaggtgcgccgctcacgatcccgtcacgacgcc from Macrobrachium nipponense isolate FS-2020 chromosome 23, ASM1510439v2, whole genome shotgun sequence includes these protein-coding regions:
- the LOC135197243 gene encoding uncharacterized protein LOC135197243, with the protein product MFTGETYDSTYLGEMKAASMSSSFMQDLLIIKSAKLTFDTGNEREYFFHFKVFQMHPFGLISSFRIDGSVFPAHPHKHSYGKLRSVEVHDGMLLVMTKREFTLVYDAQSITKRYFISVYL